Below is a genomic region from Sneathia vaginalis.
TATATTATTGATTTCACTGTCTTCACCACTAAGTGAGAATACTATTATTAGGTCATCTGGTCCAGCTATTTCTGGTATTCTTTCTATTGCATATTTTTCAATATAGTCATTAGACCAAAAGCCTAATAGCTTTAGTTGTCTATTAAACTCTGTACTAACTTGTGAACTCATACCTAGACCTATACAGAATATTCTCTTTGAAATTTTTATAGACTCAACTATTTTGTCTATAGTTTCTTCATTCAAGATACCTAGTGTTTTTAAAAAGTCCGACTTTATTGTTTCCTTTACTTTTTTAAAATCATTTACCTTATTCTCATTTTCATTCTCACGTATGTTGATAAGAGAAAACTTAAACTTAGAAAATGAACTATACCCTAACTTCTTACATGCACGTATTATTGTAGATGAGGATATGTATAAGGCATCCTCAATGTTTTTTATTTTCAATTCTTCTTTATTCTTATATTTCAACGCAAAATCTACAACAAGCTTTTCAGTTTCTGATAATTCTTTATACTTCTCTCCTATATTACTTAGAATATCCATCTACTTCTCCAATTATCTTAAACTACTTCCTACACTTTTTATCAATTCAACAAATTCTTGATCTATATCTCTTTGGTAGAAGTTTAGCAATCTATCTAGTCCCATGTATCCGTTATACATATATCTATTTGTTTTTTCAACCTTTCTTGATTTATCTATACCATTACCAACAACTCTCATGCTTACAGTCACTTTTTCTTTAGTGTTATCTTGATCATAGTCTACATTTTGAAAGTACTTTAAGTTAATATTTGCCCCATAAGATACTTTTGTATATCCATATCTAGCTAATATTCTCTCTATTTGTGCTTCTTTTTCATAGCCAGCGTTTGTAGATAATGTATATGTTCTTTCATAATTACTTTTTTCTTTGTTTTCTTTGTATAGTCTGTAGCTTCCCTTGTAATTATCAACTAATCTATGTGCATTGTAGAAAGCTTCAGCTGCTCTTTTGTAGTCTCCTCTTGATTGATAGTATAGACCTCTTTCATAGTATTCTTGAGCCTTAATTTGTTTTATTCTATTTCTACAAACTTCTCTATACACATCTATATCGCTTAGAATATATCTATAGTCAGAAT
It encodes:
- a CDS encoding MurR/RpiR family transcriptional regulator, which gives rise to MDILSNIGEKYKELSETEKLVVDFALKYKNKEELKIKNIEDALYISSSTIIRACKKLGYSSFSKFKFSLINIRENENENKVNDFKKVKETIKSDFLKTLGILNEETIDKIVESIKISKRIFCIGLGMSSQVSTEFNRQLKLLGFWSNDYIEKYAIERIPEIAGPDDLIIVFSLSGEDSEINNILINSKMNGVKIACICSLGNNTLGNISDIVLSVYNTVLRKRVRSRLMLHLAATMIIEKLVLMIK